One window of Gammaproteobacteria bacterium genomic DNA carries:
- a CDS encoding nitroreductase family protein gives MSVLEKIEIFITKRLPPVWLGRFRLLVEIVIYPINCIYDSYRYAYYSSTIKYTKNKIKLRAMLIKNFHIIEKGLSLSEPRPGFGQPVVINTLKQLNKYIEHHGIDDTVFNTINTLRAFQEFNKRHGIVLEFLDVALDELSEVMSQSQNHQGGVISVRRDKIISQCSGNFKQLANNRHSIRVFDTVPVSEDIIREAAEIAKKTPSVCNRQTAKIFVYGSKEKKNRLLALQSGNRGFGDLASHIVVITSDLQCFTGTGERNQAYVEGGLMAMSFVYALQSLGVGSCFLNWSVTADLDMALKKVARIPASHVVVSLIAIGNIPSELKVAESPRLSLDQILHIQ, from the coding sequence GTGAGTGTTTTAGAAAAAATTGAAATTTTTATAACGAAACGATTGCCACCAGTATGGTTAGGTAGGTTTAGGCTTTTAGTGGAGATAGTGATATACCCTATTAATTGTATTTACGATTCGTATAGATATGCATATTATTCATCTACAATAAAGTATACGAAAAATAAAATAAAGCTGCGGGCAATGCTTATCAAAAATTTTCATATTATTGAAAAGGGGTTATCACTTAGTGAACCCAGGCCTGGGTTTGGTCAACCTGTTGTTATAAATACACTAAAACAACTTAATAAATATATAGAGCATCATGGCATTGATGATACTGTATTTAATACTATAAACACATTGCGTGCTTTTCAAGAATTTAATAAACGGCATGGTATTGTATTAGAGTTTTTAGATGTGGCTTTAGATGAGTTGAGTGAGGTGATGTCTCAATCTCAAAATCATCAAGGGGGAGTCATTTCTGTAAGGCGTGACAAAATAATTTCACAGTGTTCTGGAAACTTTAAACAGCTAGCAAATAATAGGCATAGTATTCGAGTATTTGATACTGTTCCTGTTTCAGAAGATATAATAAGAGAAGCAGCAGAAATAGCAAAAAAAACGCCGTCAGTGTGTAATCGGCAGACTGCTAAAATATTTGTATATGGCTCGAAAGAGAAAAAAAATAGGTTGTTGGCTTTGCAGAGTGGGAATCGTGGTTTTGGAGATTTGGCTAGCCATATTGTAGTAATAACTTCAGATTTACAGTGTTTTACTGGTACTGGAGAGCGGAATCAAGCTTACGTGGAAGGTGGATTAATGGCGATGAGCTTTGTTTATGCTCTACAGTCATTAGGTGTAGGTTCATGTTTCCTGAACTGGTCAGTAACTGCTGATTTAGATATGGCATTAAAAAAAGTTGCTAGAATACCTGCGTCTCATGTTGTTGTTTCCCT